The following coding sequences lie in one Paenibacillus durus ATCC 35681 genomic window:
- a CDS encoding MarR family winged helix-turn-helix transcriptional regulator, with protein sequence MDDHCHTAEVYRSFFSVARQLKRLAHQSAAEAGLTVHQLDILRLIRTVPGLTQKEVTERLRMPKSRVSLHIDALVEKEFAVREISPQDRRETLLHLTPAGGALCEQYDREDLSRKALAGALRQFSHDEIERLLTMHERLLNEL encoded by the coding sequence ATGGACGATCATTGCCATACGGCGGAGGTTTACCGGTCCTTTTTTTCCGTTGCCAGGCAGCTTAAAAGACTCGCCCACCAAAGCGCCGCCGAGGCCGGACTGACCGTGCATCAGCTCGATATTCTCCGGTTGATCCGTACGGTTCCCGGACTCACCCAGAAAGAAGTGACCGAGCGGCTGCGGATGCCCAAGAGCAGGGTAAGCCTGCATATTGACGCCCTCGTTGAAAAAGAATTCGCGGTTCGCGAAATCTCCCCGCAGGATCGCAGGGAGACGCTGCTGCATCTTACCCCGGCCGGGGGAGCCTTGTGCGAACAATATGACCGGGAAGACCTGTCCCGCAAGGCACTGGCCGGAGCTCTCCGCCAGTTCTCACATGATGAGATCGAGCGGCTGCTGACAATGCATGAACGGCTGTTGAACGAACTGTAA
- a CDS encoding GBS Bsp-like repeat-containing protein produces the protein MLYYFRNNLKIICCITGFLLLLFVNPDVLQAASYNYDSQSGRLSSVVNDDGSIIIFHYDNNGNLVSKKSIKSPMVQAPTEANLLDNSYEVYAYGVSKGAINVTFPTWTEHNGNDDLAYPWVAGQKVADGIWKAVVPFNKHFNETGLYYNDVWVDGTYFGGSQTVVRRNTVRIPEKVSLKDGSYDIIVEGIPENINKLTFYTWTEANGQDDLRQSGGQKLDSNTWKITIPFNEHNNETGVYITHIYTIDSYGNSTGIGVSTMAASFVQAPTEANLLDNSYEVYAYGISKEAINVTFPTWTEHNGNDDLAYPWVAGQKVADGIWKAVVPFNKHFNETGLYYNDVWVDGTYFGGSQTVVRRNTVRIPEKVSLKDGSYDIIVEGIPENINKLTFYTWTEANGQDDLRQSGGQKLDSNTWKITIPFNEHNNEAGVYTTHIYTIDSFGNSTGIGVQTTAY, from the coding sequence TTGTTATATTATTTTCGCAATAACCTTAAAATCATTTGCTGTATTACAGGCTTTTTGCTACTTCTTTTCGTAAACCCTGATGTATTACAAGCAGCTAGCTATAACTATGATTCTCAATCTGGAAGACTCAGCAGTGTGGTTAATGATGATGGATCAATTATAATATTCCATTATGATAATAATGGAAACCTCGTTTCTAAAAAAAGTATTAAGAGTCCTATGGTTCAAGCACCAACGGAGGCTAATCTTTTAGATAACTCCTACGAGGTTTACGCCTACGGAGTAAGCAAGGGGGCCATTAACGTAACGTTTCCAACGTGGACCGAACATAATGGGAATGACGATTTGGCTTATCCGTGGGTTGCGGGTCAAAAAGTAGCAGATGGAATCTGGAAAGCTGTAGTTCCCTTTAACAAACATTTTAATGAAACTGGCCTATACTACAATGATGTGTGGGTGGATGGGACCTATTTTGGGGGAAGTCAAACTGTTGTACGGAGAAATACTGTCCGCATTCCTGAAAAAGTAAGCTTAAAGGATGGTAGCTACGATATTATCGTGGAAGGTATTCCTGAGAATATTAATAAACTTACCTTCTATACATGGACAGAGGCAAATGGACAAGACGACTTAAGGCAAAGCGGAGGACAAAAATTAGACTCAAATACATGGAAGATAACCATTCCATTTAATGAACACAACAATGAAACAGGTGTTTATATTACCCATATTTACACGATTGATTCATATGGCAATAGTACGGGAATCGGAGTTAGTACAATGGCTGCTTCTTTTGTTCAAGCACCAACGGAGGCTAATCTTTTAGATAACTCCTACGAGGTTTACGCCTACGGCATAAGCAAGGAGGCCATTAATGTAACGTTTCCGACGTGGACCGAACATAATGGGAATGACGATTTGGCTTATCCGTGGGTTGCGGGTCAAAAAGTAGCAGATGGAATCTGGAAAGCTGTAGTTCCCTTTAACAAACATTTTAATGAAACCGGCCTATACTACAATGATGTGTGGGTGGATGGGACCTATTTTGGGGGAAGTCAAACTGTTGTACGGAGAAATACTGTCCGCATTCCTGAAAAAGTAAGCTTAAAGGATGGTAGCTACGATATTATCGTGGAAGGTATTCCTGAGAATATTAATAAACTTACCTTCTATACATGGACAGAGGCAAATGGACAAGACGACTTAAGGCAAAGCGGAGGACAAAAATTAGACTCAAATACATGGAAGATAACCATTCCATTTAATGAACACAACAATGAGGCAGGTGTTTATACTACTCATATTTACACGATTGATTCATTTGGCAATAGTACGGGAATCGGAGTTCAAACTACAGCGTATTAA
- a CDS encoding cell wall-binding repeat-containing protein produces the protein MKKLLKIGAVALLFGSVLAGCTLGGKADEAANSNPADTSAVAVPWIGTKNTTRINTSDPAAAAVLVSQTLWTAQSDASRPSSVVLTDVANWQIAAVATDLIHHPSNGPVLFFDKDNVPQATLDELKRLNPKGAESNDGIQIVIVGPVSDNVKRQLDNLKMKIDQIAGDDPAAVAAAIDAYYAKVAGELPQGVVIGSADSPEYTLPAVNWIAHMPEPLLYVTKDSVPDATAKALEGRSGKASIYVLGPESAVSAKVEDALKQYGTVTRISGSDPYQNAIAFAKFKDSSNGFGWGITTPGHNFSFVTTDSPALAIAAAPFSHLGKHAPLLFTEKSGTPDSVMNYLMEVMPKFQDSPAEGPYNHAWITGDSSAITAKTQSEIDDMLEISPASGENPHSGH, from the coding sequence ATGAAAAAGCTATTGAAAATTGGAGCTGTCGCTTTGCTGTTCGGGTCGGTTCTGGCAGGATGTACACTGGGCGGCAAGGCGGATGAAGCGGCGAACAGTAATCCTGCGGATACTTCTGCTGTTGCAGTACCTTGGATCGGAACGAAAAATACGACGCGTATCAACACCTCCGATCCGGCAGCGGCGGCGGTACTTGTCTCACAGACCCTTTGGACAGCGCAGTCGGATGCCAGCCGCCCATCCAGCGTCGTGCTGACGGACGTGGCCAATTGGCAGATCGCCGCAGTCGCGACTGACCTGATTCATCATCCGAGCAACGGTCCGGTGCTCTTTTTTGACAAAGACAATGTACCTCAGGCTACGCTGGACGAGCTGAAGCGGCTGAATCCGAAAGGAGCCGAGAGCAATGACGGCATCCAGATCGTTATCGTCGGTCCGGTATCGGATAATGTGAAGCGGCAGCTGGATAATTTAAAAATGAAGATCGATCAGATTGCAGGCGATGATCCGGCTGCCGTGGCTGCGGCTATTGATGCGTATTACGCCAAGGTCGCCGGCGAGCTGCCGCAGGGCGTTGTCATTGGCTCGGCCGACAGCCCGGAGTATACCCTGCCTGCCGTCAACTGGATCGCGCACATGCCAGAGCCGCTGCTCTATGTCACCAAAGACAGTGTGCCGGATGCGACGGCGAAGGCGCTTGAGGGACGTTCCGGCAAGGCGTCCATTTATGTGCTCGGCCCCGAATCGGCTGTATCAGCCAAGGTTGAGGATGCGCTGAAGCAGTACGGAACGGTTACACGGATTTCCGGCAGCGATCCTTATCAGAATGCGATCGCTTTTGCCAAGTTCAAGGATTCTAGCAACGGATTCGGCTGGGGAATCACGACGCCGGGGCATAATTTCTCGTTCGTAACGACGGACTCCCCGGCGCTGGCCATTGCGGCCGCTCCGTTCAGCCATCTCGGCAAGCATGCACCGCTGCTGTTCACCGAGAAATCCGGCACGCCGGATTCGGTCATGAATTACCTGATGGAAGTAATGCCGAAGTTCCAGGACTCCCCGGCGGAAGGCCCGTATAACCACGCCTGGATTACCGGCGACAGCTCGGCCATTACGGCCAAGACGCAGAGCGAAATTGACGACATGCTGGAAATCTCCCCGGCATCCGGAGAGAACCCGCATTCCGGTCATTAG